One genomic segment of Epinephelus fuscoguttatus linkage group LG19, E.fuscoguttatus.final_Chr_v1 includes these proteins:
- the pigq gene encoding phosphatidylinositol N-acetylglucosaminyltransferase subunit Q codes for MVLKIFFPQCCNRADSGLLVGRWISGHDSAVVLAVIHYPFIPGQVKQYIQQMQAQSGVELSVLGSWSLPKDGQEGMESFLRDLSTIFPQERWLQINREIGKTGFTCQILNRDQNGRVIQQETKKKNEKAEEGDGEAGGDKEEQEEEEEEEKVIFVHYEQRKVMLSQLHPIENGVPDPKPDAPSELRQMFHTVAHSQPLFFLDRYDDGPLKLTHWQSEGREASIIVELLKQVSVPLCLLISWLLSIWTWICNIRLFSLYPVQFLSSKLSTCVQLSYRAEHMRTISSRKPATGHMQFMRKANIMVSFLVDVALGMLLIWWLYRDNHITMLANTLVPAADHVAKELQELLQWLMGAPAGLKMNRALDQVLGRFFLYHIHLWISYIHLMSPFIEGILWYGGLSACFGLTFALSLLSDMVALLTFHIYCFYVYGARLYCLKIYGLSSLWRLFRGKKWNVLRQRVDSCSYDLDQLFIGTLLFTILLFLLPTTALYYLVFTLLRLVVVLFQGVLHLSVDFINSFPLFAVALRITRPYRLAEGVKFRVLCEEPGTALHLLMEMNPLKCSTVVQTYRTPTYSCYPKDSWAALVKKLFVGELIYPWRHKTTKTD; via the exons ATGGTGCTGAAGATCTTCTTCCCACAGTGCTGTAACCGGGCAGACAGCGGCCTTCTGGTCGGCCGCTGGATCTCTGGCCATGACTCTGCCGTGGTGTTGGCAGTGATCCACTACCCGTTCATCCCTGGACAGGTCAAACAGtacatccaacag ATGCAGGCCCAGAGTGGCGTGGAGCTGTCTGTGTTGGGTTCATGGAGTTTACCCAAAGATGGTCAGGAGGGCATGGAGAGCTTCCTCAGAGATCTGAGCACCATCTTCCCACAGGAACGCTGGCTCCAGATCAACCGCGAGATAGGCAAGACAGGCTTCACCTGCCAGATCCTCAACCGGGATCAGA ATGGAAGAGTAATTCAGCAGGAAACTAAGAAGAAAAATGAGAAGGCTGAGGAGGGTGATGGAGAGGCTGGAGGTGATAaagaagagcaggaggaggaggaggaggaggagaaggtgaTCTTTGTCCACTATGAGCAGAGGAAGGTGATGTTGTCACAGCTCCATCCCATCGAGAACGGAGTGCCAGACCCCAAACCTGATGCACCATCTGAGCTGAGACAG ATGTTCCACACAGTGGCCCACAGCCAGCCTCTGTTCTTCCTGGACAGATACGACGACGGGCCACTTAAGTTGACACACTGGCAGTCTGAGGGTCGAGAGGCTAGCATCATCGTGGAGCTGCTCAAACAAGTGTCCGTACCACTCTGCCTGCTCATCAGCTGGCTGCTCTCCATATGGACCTGGATCTGTAACATCCG gCTCTTCAGTCTTTACCCAGTGCAGTTCCTGTCCAGTAAGCTGTCCACCTGCGTCCAGCTCAGCTACAGAGCCGAACACATGAGAACGATCAGCTCTCGGAAACCAGCCACGGGACACATGCAGTTCATGAG GAAAGCCAACATCATGGTGTCGTTCCTAGTGGATGTGGCTCTCGGCATGTTGCTTATCTGGTGGCTCTATAGAGACAACCACATCACCATGTTAGCCAACACACTGGTGCCTGCAGCTGAT CATGTGGCTAAAgagctgcaggagctgctgcagtggCTCATGGGAGCTCCTGCAGGGCTGAAGATGAACCGGGCCCTGGACCAGGTTCTGGGCCGCTTCTTCCTCTACCACATTCACCTCTGGATCA GCTACATCCACCTGATGTCTCCCTTCATCGAGGGGATCCTGTGGTATGGAGGCCTGTCAGCCTGCTTCGGCCTGACCTTTGCCCTCTCGCTGCTCTCTGACATGGTCGCCCTGCTCACCTTCCACATATACTGCTTCTACGTCTACGGAGCCAG gTTGTACTGTCTGAAGATCTACGGCCTCTCATCTCTCTGGAGGCTCTTTAGAGGGAAGAAGTGGAACGTCCTGCGACAGAGGGTGGACTCCTGCTCCTATGACCTGGaccag CTCTTCATCGGGACGCTGCTGTTCACCATCTTGCTGTTCCTGTTGCCCACCACAGCTCTCTACTACCTGGTCTTCACTCTG TTGcggctggtggtggtgctgtTCCAGGGCGTCCTCCACCTCAGCGTCGACTTCATTAACTCTTTCCCTCTGTTTGCTGTGGCCCTCCGCATCACTCGGCCCTACAGACTGGCAG AGGGTGTAAAGTTCAGGGTGCTGTGTGAAGAGCCTGGGACAGCCCTGCACCTGCTGATGGAG ATGAACCCTCTGAAGTGCAGCACAGTGGTCCAGACCTACCGCACTCCGACTTACAGCTGTTATCCCAAAGACTCATGGGCGGCCCTGGTCAAGAAACTGTTTGTTGGGGAGCTGATTTATCCctggagacacaaaaccaccaagaCCGACTGA
- the eef2kmt gene encoding protein-lysine N-methyltransferase EEF2KMT isoform X1, which produces MAHSEQNQTSDRNRVNKTDILRDFQVSFFAMSRLVTFPWTFLEKDLESNKSSDLISDILKQTCLHSLCRKFPPSVRYRKLFLSEIIRRQEAAGCDPLDELYDALAEVVGAEDTTECYKNYLLPSGDAVSLLENVALISEGTTGLVTWEAALYLAEWALDHQQAFTGRTVLELGSGVGLTGITICRSCSPNRYIFSDCHHKVLQKLRDNVQLNGLTEQTSPTVAVEEMDWTTVTEEQIEQIGADTVIAADVVYDPDVVESLVKLLSKILRCSSLDVPPEVLICSTIRNQETYSGLKQQLEKAGISHHVITEAVSHVFPYNRGSAIEMIKLYSDLQVNSRTQRHH; this is translated from the exons ATGGCTCATTCAGAGCAGAACCAAACTTCGGACAGAAACAGAGTTAATAAGACGGATATTTTACGGGACTTTCAAGTATCGTTTTTCGCAATGAGTCGTCTGGTTACATTTCCCTGGACT TTTTTAGAAAAAGATCTTGAAAGCAACAAATCATCAGACCTGATTTCTGACATCCTAAAACAG acatgtctTCACTCTTTGTGCCGGAAATTTCCACCATCAGTCAGATACAGGAAGCTGTTCCTCTCTGAGATCATCAGACGG CAGGAGGCTGCAGGCTGTGATCCTCTGGACGAGCTGTACGACGCGCTGGCTGAAGTGGTGGGAGCCGAAGATACGACTGAATGTTACAAAAACTACTTACTG CCCAGTGGAGATGCTGTCAGCCTGCTGGAAAATGTAGCTCTGATCTCAGAGGGGACCACTGGCCTGGTGACCTGGGAGGCTGCTCTCTACCTGGCAGAGTGGGCTCTGGATCACCAGCAGGCCTTCACTGGCAG GACAGTCCTGGAGCTGGGCAGCGGTGTGGGGTTGACGGGCATCACCATCTGTCGCTCCTGCAGTCCAAACAGATACATCTTCAGTGACTGTCACCACAAAGTCCTGCAGAAGCTGAGAGACAACGTCCAGCTGAATGGTCTGACTGAGCAGACGTCTCCTACAGTCGCTGTGGAGGAGATGGACTGGACGACAGTGACAGAGGAACAGATCGAACAGATCGGGGCTGACACCGTCATTGCTGCAG ATGTGGTGTATGACCCTGACGTTGTAGAAAGTCTAGTGAAGCTGCTGTCCAAGATCTTGAGGTGTTCGTCTCTTGATGTCCCCCCTGAGGTCCTCATCTGCTCCACCATCAGAAACCAGGAGACGTACAGCGGCTTGAAGCAGCAGCTCG AAAAAGCAGGAATCAGCCATCATGTGATCACAGAAGCCGTCAGCCACGTGTTCCCTTACAACCGAGGCTCTGCTATAGAAATGATCAAACTGTACAG TGATTTACAGGTGAACTCGAGGACACAGCGACATCACTGA
- the eef2kmt gene encoding protein-lysine N-methyltransferase EEF2KMT isoform X2 produces the protein MAHSEQNQTSDRNRVNKTDILRDFQVSFFAMSRLVTFPWTFLEKDLESNKSSDLISDILKQTCLHSLCRKFPPSVRYRKLFLSEIIRREAAGCDPLDELYDALAEVVGAEDTTECYKNYLLPSGDAVSLLENVALISEGTTGLVTWEAALYLAEWALDHQQAFTGRTVLELGSGVGLTGITICRSCSPNRYIFSDCHHKVLQKLRDNVQLNGLTEQTSPTVAVEEMDWTTVTEEQIEQIGADTVIAADVVYDPDVVESLVKLLSKILRCSSLDVPPEVLICSTIRNQETYSGLKQQLEKAGISHHVITEAVSHVFPYNRGSAIEMIKLYSDLQVNSRTQRHH, from the exons ATGGCTCATTCAGAGCAGAACCAAACTTCGGACAGAAACAGAGTTAATAAGACGGATATTTTACGGGACTTTCAAGTATCGTTTTTCGCAATGAGTCGTCTGGTTACATTTCCCTGGACT TTTTTAGAAAAAGATCTTGAAAGCAACAAATCATCAGACCTGATTTCTGACATCCTAAAACAG acatgtctTCACTCTTTGTGCCGGAAATTTCCACCATCAGTCAGATACAGGAAGCTGTTCCTCTCTGAGATCATCAGACGG GAGGCTGCAGGCTGTGATCCTCTGGACGAGCTGTACGACGCGCTGGCTGAAGTGGTGGGAGCCGAAGATACGACTGAATGTTACAAAAACTACTTACTG CCCAGTGGAGATGCTGTCAGCCTGCTGGAAAATGTAGCTCTGATCTCAGAGGGGACCACTGGCCTGGTGACCTGGGAGGCTGCTCTCTACCTGGCAGAGTGGGCTCTGGATCACCAGCAGGCCTTCACTGGCAG GACAGTCCTGGAGCTGGGCAGCGGTGTGGGGTTGACGGGCATCACCATCTGTCGCTCCTGCAGTCCAAACAGATACATCTTCAGTGACTGTCACCACAAAGTCCTGCAGAAGCTGAGAGACAACGTCCAGCTGAATGGTCTGACTGAGCAGACGTCTCCTACAGTCGCTGTGGAGGAGATGGACTGGACGACAGTGACAGAGGAACAGATCGAACAGATCGGGGCTGACACCGTCATTGCTGCAG ATGTGGTGTATGACCCTGACGTTGTAGAAAGTCTAGTGAAGCTGCTGTCCAAGATCTTGAGGTGTTCGTCTCTTGATGTCCCCCCTGAGGTCCTCATCTGCTCCACCATCAGAAACCAGGAGACGTACAGCGGCTTGAAGCAGCAGCTCG AAAAAGCAGGAATCAGCCATCATGTGATCACAGAAGCCGTCAGCCACGTGTTCCCTTACAACCGAGGCTCTGCTATAGAAATGATCAAACTGTACAG TGATTTACAGGTGAACTCGAGGACACAGCGACATCACTGA